One window from the genome of Streptomyces cadmiisoli encodes:
- the chvE gene encoding multiple monosaccharide ABC transporter substrate-binding protein, with product MRNRRAALAAAAAATSLALALSACGQNSEGGSEEDKGGADGATIGIAMPTKSSERWIADGNNVVKDLESKGYKTKLVYGEDDPDQQVSQIENLITQGVSALIIAAIDNKSMNNVLQQAKDADIPVISYDRLILGTENVDYYASFDNEKVGELQGTYMVEKLGLKDGSKKGPFNVELFAGSNDDNNTRYFFQGAMNVLQPYIDKKQLVVKSGQTDLNQVTTLRWDGGTAQKRMDDILTSAYKSDRVDAVLSPYDGISIGILSALKSDDYGSKAKPLPVVTGQDAEVASVKSIIADEQSMTVYKDTRELAKVASNMVDALLNDKKPEVNDDKTYDNGSKVVPAYLLEPVAVDKANYQETVVDSGYLKESDLK from the coding sequence ATGCGCAATCGCCGAGCCGCACTCGCCGCCGCAGCCGCAGCCACCTCCCTCGCCCTCGCCCTGTCCGCCTGCGGCCAGAACAGCGAGGGCGGCAGTGAGGAGGACAAGGGCGGCGCCGACGGCGCCACCATCGGCATCGCGATGCCGACCAAGTCCTCCGAGCGCTGGATCGCCGACGGCAACAACGTCGTCAAGGATCTGGAGTCCAAGGGCTACAAGACCAAGCTGGTCTACGGCGAGGACGACCCCGACCAGCAGGTCTCGCAGATCGAGAACCTGATCACGCAGGGCGTGAGCGCCCTGATCATCGCGGCCATCGACAACAAGTCGATGAACAACGTCCTCCAGCAGGCCAAGGACGCCGACATCCCGGTGATCTCCTACGACCGCCTGATCCTGGGCACCGAGAACGTCGACTACTACGCGTCGTTCGACAACGAGAAGGTCGGCGAGCTCCAGGGCACCTACATGGTCGAGAAGCTCGGCCTGAAGGACGGCAGCAAGAAGGGGCCGTTCAACGTCGAGCTGTTCGCCGGCTCCAACGACGACAACAACACGCGCTACTTCTTCCAGGGCGCGATGAACGTCCTCCAGCCGTACATCGACAAGAAGCAGCTGGTCGTCAAGTCCGGCCAGACCGACCTGAACCAGGTCACCACCCTGCGCTGGGACGGCGGCACCGCGCAGAAGCGCATGGACGACATCCTGACCTCGGCCTACAAGAGCGACCGGGTCGACGCGGTCCTCTCGCCGTACGACGGCATCTCGATCGGCATCCTGTCGGCGCTGAAGTCGGACGACTACGGCTCCAAGGCCAAGCCGCTGCCGGTGGTCACCGGACAGGACGCCGAGGTCGCCTCGGTGAAGTCGATCATCGCCGACGAGCAGTCGATGACCGTCTACAAGGACACCCGCGAACTCGCCAAGGTGGCCTCCAACATGGTCGACGCCCTGCTGAACGACAAGAAGCCCGAGGTCAACGACGACAAGACCTACGACAACGGCTCGAAGGTCGTGCCCGCGTACCTGCTGGAGCCGGTCGCCGTCGACAAGGCCAACTACCAGGAGACCGTGGTCGACTCCGGCTACCTCAAGGAGAGCGACCTGAAGTGA
- the mmsA gene encoding multiple monosaccharide ABC transporter ATP-binding protein yields the protein MAGPVLEMRSIVKTFPGVKALSDVTLTVRQGEVHAICGENGAGKSTLMKVLSGVHPHGTYEGEILFEGEPCRFKDIRASEHHGIVIIHQELALVPYLSIAENIFLGNEHATRGIISWTETLRHATELLRRVGLGDHPDTRVADIGVGKQQLVEIAKALSKKVKLLILDEPTAALNDEDSGKLLDLILELKKQGITSIIISHKLNEIRRVADSVTILRDGRTIETLDVRAPETTEDRIISGMVGRDLEHRFPERTPHEPEEGAAPALEIRNWTVHHPIDQQRKVVDDVSLTVRRGEIVGIAGLMGAGRTELAMSVFGRTYGRHAGGSVLKDGREIRTRTVPEAVRHGIAYVTEDRKHYGLNLIDTINRNISLSALGKVAKRGVVDEHEERQVAEGYRKSMNIKAPTVFEPVGKLSGGNQQKVVLSKWIFAGPDVLILDEPTRGIDVGAKYEIYTVIDRLAAEGKAVVFISSELPELLGMCDRIYTMAAGRLTGEFSRAEASQESLMRQMTKDKEVTR from the coding sequence ATGGCGGGACCCGTCCTGGAAATGCGCTCGATCGTCAAGACCTTTCCCGGCGTCAAAGCGCTGTCGGACGTCACACTGACCGTCCGGCAGGGCGAGGTCCACGCCATCTGCGGGGAGAACGGCGCCGGCAAGTCGACCCTGATGAAGGTCCTCTCCGGCGTCCACCCGCACGGCACCTACGAGGGCGAGATCCTCTTCGAGGGGGAGCCCTGCCGGTTCAAGGACATCCGGGCGAGCGAGCACCACGGCATCGTCATCATCCATCAGGAACTGGCCCTGGTGCCGTATCTCTCCATCGCGGAGAACATCTTCCTCGGCAACGAGCACGCGACCCGGGGGATCATCAGCTGGACCGAGACGCTGCGGCACGCCACCGAGCTGCTGCGGCGGGTCGGGCTCGGTGACCACCCGGACACCCGCGTCGCCGACATCGGCGTGGGCAAGCAGCAGCTCGTCGAGATCGCGAAGGCCCTGTCGAAGAAGGTGAAGCTGCTCATCCTGGATGAGCCGACCGCCGCGCTCAACGACGAGGACAGCGGCAAGCTGCTGGACCTCATCCTGGAGCTGAAGAAGCAGGGCATCACCTCGATCATCATCTCCCACAAGCTCAACGAGATCCGCCGGGTCGCCGACTCGGTGACGATCCTGCGCGACGGGCGCACCATCGAGACGCTCGACGTACGGGCGCCCGAGACCACCGAGGACCGGATCATCAGCGGGATGGTCGGCCGCGACCTGGAGCACCGCTTCCCGGAGCGGACCCCGCACGAGCCGGAGGAGGGTGCCGCGCCCGCGCTGGAGATCCGCAACTGGACCGTGCACCACCCGATCGACCAGCAGCGCAAGGTGGTCGACGACGTGTCGCTCACGGTGCGGCGCGGCGAGATCGTCGGCATCGCGGGCCTGATGGGCGCCGGCCGCACCGAGCTCGCGATGAGCGTGTTCGGGCGGACGTACGGCCGGCACGCGGGCGGTTCGGTCCTCAAGGACGGGCGTGAGATCCGCACCAGAACCGTCCCGGAGGCGGTCCGGCACGGCATCGCCTATGTCACCGAGGACCGCAAGCACTACGGCCTCAACCTCATCGACACCATCAACCGCAACATCTCCCTCAGTGCCCTGGGGAAGGTCGCCAAGCGCGGTGTGGTCGACGAGCACGAGGAGCGGCAGGTCGCCGAGGGCTACCGCAAGTCCATGAACATCAAGGCGCCCACCGTCTTCGAGCCGGTGGGCAAACTGTCCGGCGGCAACCAGCAGAAGGTCGTCCTCAGCAAGTGGATCTTCGCGGGTCCGGACGTGCTGATCCTGGACGAGCCGACGCGCGGCATCGACGTCGGTGCCAAGTACGAGATCTACACGGTCATCGACCGGCTGGCCGCCGAGGGCAAGGCGGTCGTCTTCATCTCCTCCGAGCTGCCGGAGCTGCTCGGCATGTGCGACCGCATCTACACGATGGCCGCGGGCCGGCTGACCGGTGAGTTCTCGCGGGCCGAGGCCTCGCAGGAATCGCTGATGCGTCAGATGACGAAGGACAAAGAGGTAACCCGATGA